In Silene latifolia isolate original U9 population chromosome 3, ASM4854445v1, whole genome shotgun sequence, a single window of DNA contains:
- the LOC141649563 gene encoding uncharacterized protein LOC141649563, which translates to MSTLSVRLKMLWFLSWILETFLPPMILTIWNIRGLNDPLKQQEAHQLLLDNKVDCGALIETHVKHTALMDISSRFLPYQLVHNNDKHYNGRIWIFRNPVVVALTVLHKSAQHIHYSLLHIASQQQMEVTFVYAFNARLDRRGLWSHLQSISSQVSVPWLCFGDFNVVLNIDERLGSSHVQVADIDEFSQCIDNCSLVDHPATGCHFTWNNKQGDGLRWAKLDRILVSPQWFASFRSTATFLNAGVSDHSPCLVQFDGMASPCRPKFKYLNCWALSPQFQSTVCRSWSSHYYGGHIISLFQKLKQLRSGLRKLHTSSFTNLSDRVASCKLALKHCQDNLSSSPMDSALLREERTLVQEYLQIK; encoded by the coding sequence ATGAGCACTCTGTCAGTGAGACTGAAGATGCTGTGGTTTTTGAGTTGGATCCTGGAGACATTCCTGCCTCCCATGATCCTCACAATATGGAACATTAGGGGTCTCAATGACCCCTTAAAACAGCAAGAGGCTCACCAACTCTTGCTGGATAACAAGGTGGACTGTGGTGCTCTGATTGAGACTCATGTCAAGCACACAGCTCTCATGGATATTAGTAGTAGATTTCTTCCTTATCAACTTGTTCATAATAATGATAAGCATTACAATGGTCGTATTTGGATTTTTCGAAACCCTGTGGTTGTTGCTCTTACTGTTCTTCACAAGTCAGCTCAGCACATACACTATTCTCTTCTTCATATTGCTTCCCAACAGCAAATGGAGGTTACTTTTGTATATGCTTTTAATGCTAGGCTTGATAGAAGGGGGCTCTGGTCTCATCTTCAGTCCATTTCCTCTCAGGTTTCAGTGCCTTGGTTATGTTTTGGAGATTTTAATGTTGTTTTGAATATTGATGAAAGGCTGGGCTCTTCTCATGTCCAGGTTGCTGACATTGATGAGTTTAGTCAATGTATTGATAACTGTAGTCTGGTAGATCACCCTGCTACTGGTTGCCATTTTACATGGAACAATAAACAGGGTGATGGTCTCAGATGGGCTAAGTTGGACAGGATTCTGGTGTCTCCTCAGTGGTTTGCTAGCTTTCGTTCTACTGCCACTTTTCTGAATGCTGGAGTCTCTGACCACTCCCCTTGTCTGGTTCAATTTGATGGTATGGCTTCTCCCTGCAGACCAAAATTCAAGTATCTGAACTGTTGGGCTCTTTCCCCTCAATTCCAGAGCACTGTTTGCAGGAGTTGGAGTTCTCATTATTATGGTGGGCATATTATATCTCTTTTTCAGAAACTTAAGCAGCTTAGGAGTGGTCTTAGAAAGCTTCATACTTCCTCTTTCACTAATCTCTCTGACAGAGTGGCTAGTTGCAAGTTAGCTCTTAAGCACTGCCAGGATAATCTTAGTAGTTCTCCCATGGATTCTGCTCTCCTTAGGGAGGAGAGAACTCTGGTGCAGGAGTATCTTCAGATTAAATGA